The following coding sequences lie in one Sphingomonas sp. M1-B02 genomic window:
- a CDS encoding NifU family protein produces MLIETEPTPNPATLKFLPGRAVMDMGTRDFATPEEAEASPLADALFGLGDVTGVFFGRDFISVTAAPGVEWPMLKPDVLGILLDHFSANMPLFRPGSAAGIAVPPEAGDYGDNPEDADIVAQIRELIETRIRPAVANDGGDIVYRGFDAGKVYLQMQGACAGCPSSSATLKNGIEQLLKYYVPEVTEVRAV; encoded by the coding sequence ATGCTGATCGAGACCGAACCGACGCCCAACCCGGCGACGCTCAAATTCCTCCCCGGCCGCGCCGTGATGGACATGGGCACGCGCGACTTCGCGACACCCGAGGAGGCCGAGGCGTCCCCGCTCGCCGATGCGTTGTTCGGGCTGGGCGACGTGACCGGCGTGTTCTTCGGCCGCGACTTCATCTCGGTCACCGCCGCCCCCGGCGTCGAATGGCCGATGCTCAAGCCCGACGTGCTCGGCATCCTGCTCGATCATTTCTCGGCGAACATGCCGCTGTTCCGCCCCGGATCGGCGGCGGGCATCGCCGTGCCCCCGGAAGCCGGCGATTATGGCGACAATCCCGAGGATGCCGATATCGTCGCGCAGATCCGCGAGCTGATCGAGACCCGCATCCGCCCCGCGGTCGCCAATGATGGCGGCGATATCGTCTATCGCGGCTTCGATGCCGGCAAGGTCTATCTCCAGATGCAGGGCGCCTGCGCCGGCTGTCCCTCGTCGAGCGCGACGCTCAAGAACGGGATCGAGCAACTGCTCAAATATTATGTTCCCGAAGTGACCGAGGTTCGCGCGGTCTGA
- a CDS encoding malonic semialdehyde reductase: MGEPLDEAGLDTIFRTARTYNGYTDQPVTEADIRRIYDLVKMGPTSANQQAARFVWLLSQEQKDKLAALSSGTNGEKIRKAPATVIVAMDLAFNEHLPWLFPHAPTAKDWFADDEVRYTHAFRNSTLQGGYFILAARALGFDTGPMSGFDNAKVDAAFFADQPNVKSNFISTLGYGDPATVFDRLPRPEFERFNRIV, translated from the coding sequence ATGGGCGAACCCCTGGATGAGGCGGGGCTCGATACGATCTTTCGTACTGCGCGTACCTATAACGGCTATACCGACCAGCCGGTCACGGAGGCCGATATCCGCCGGATCTACGATCTGGTGAAGATGGGGCCGACCTCGGCCAACCAGCAGGCCGCGCGCTTCGTCTGGCTTCTGAGCCAGGAGCAGAAGGACAAGCTGGCCGCGCTTTCCAGCGGCACCAATGGCGAGAAGATCCGCAAGGCGCCCGCCACCGTGATCGTTGCGATGGACCTGGCCTTCAACGAGCATCTCCCCTGGCTCTTCCCGCACGCGCCGACCGCCAAGGACTGGTTCGCCGACGACGAAGTGCGCTACACCCACGCTTTCCGCAATTCGACGCTGCAGGGCGGCTATTTCATCCTGGCTGCGCGCGCGCTGGGATTCGACACCGGGCCGATGTCGGGCTTCGACAATGCCAAGGTCGATGCGGCTTTCTTCGCCGACCAGCCGAATGTGAAATCCAACTTCATCTCGACGCTCGGCTATGGCGATCCCGCCACCGTCTTCGATCGGCTGCCGCGTCCCGAATTCGAACGGTTCAATCGCATTGTCTGA